One genomic segment of Ehrlichia chaffeensis str. Arkansas includes these proteins:
- the carA gene encoding glutamine-hydrolyzing carbamoyl-phosphate synthase small subunit translates to MSQLTSYYNSILVLSDGKHFFGKSIGKKISTVGEVCFTTSMTGYQHTITDPSFAGQIITFTFPHIGNVGINYKDFEDRKILTHGIIVKTISEDSHSSSYSNLELWMIENNLTGISEIDTRALTCHLRQHGSQNGIIYHFDNINSINLAKLQKKASQYNYRDHCSSISFVNNYNSTDDDTLLYNIVVINFGIKLSILDALSKLRCKIHMISGNEDNLSEKVLFIKPQGIVLSNGPGDPSAIPENIIKQIKTIIESKIPILGICLGHQLISLALGAKIIKMLFGHRGSNHPVYNKINNNIEITSQNHGFTVKEDSLPTNVQVTHRSLFDNTIEGIQVNDYPIISVQYHPEGSPGPNDASYIFNHFINLIREND, encoded by the coding sequence ATGTCCCAATTAACAAGTTATTATAATTCTATTCTTGTATTATCAGATGGAAAACATTTTTTTGGAAAATCAATAGGAAAGAAAATCTCCACTGTTGGAGAAGTATGCTTTACTACTTCAATGACAGGGTATCAGCACACTATAACTGATCCATCATTTGCAGGCCAAATAATTACATTTACTTTTCCTCACATAGGCAATGTTGGAATAAATTACAAAGATTTCGAAGATCGCAAAATATTAACCCACGGGATCATAGTGAAAACAATATCAGAAGATTCCCACTCAAGTTCATATTCAAATTTAGAACTCTGGATGATAGAAAATAATCTAACTGGAATCTCTGAAATTGATACCAGAGCATTGACATGTCATTTGCGTCAGCATGGCTCACAAAACGGAATAATATATCACTTTGATAACATCAACTCAATAAACTTAGCAAAATTACAAAAAAAAGCTTCTCAATACAATTATAGAGACCATTGTTCATCTATATCATTTGTAAACAACTATAACTCAACAGATGATGATACACTGCTCTATAACATAGTAGTAATTAATTTTGGAATAAAACTAAGTATACTAGATGCTTTATCTAAACTAAGATGTAAAATTCACATGATTTCAGGAAATGAAGATAATTTATCTGAAAAGGTATTATTCATAAAACCCCAAGGCATAGTTTTGTCAAATGGTCCAGGAGACCCATCTGCAATCCCTGAAAACATCATAAAACAAATAAAAACTATTATTGAATCTAAAATACCAATATTAGGCATATGTTTAGGACATCAACTCATTTCATTAGCTTTAGGAGCAAAAATTATCAAAATGTTATTTGGGCATCGAGGAAGCAACCACCCTGTTTACAATAAAATAAATAATAACATAGAAATTACAAGTCAAAACCATGGATTTACTGTCAAAGAAGATTCTTTACCCACAAATGTTCAAGTAACTCATAGATCTTTATTTGATAATACAATAGAAGGTATTCAAGTAAATGATTATCCTATAATTTCAGTGCAATATCACCCTGAAGGAAGTCCTGGACCTAATGACGCAAGTTATATATTTAACCATTTTATTAACTTAATAAGAGAAAATGACTAA
- the der gene encoding ribosome biogenesis GTPase Der has product MLKIAIVGLPNVGKSTIFNRLTSQKSAIVSNIPNLTRDRREGDADLCGLKFKIVDTGGVDNTIKLSSLVLDQVKLSIEESDIIFFVVDARIEHDDKNIEFAKYLRKKVKKPIILIANKCESQKRCYSIDYLGYFDFIGPVYISAEHNLGLVDLYEALLPFIKEYDLNTLDLHNIKLSIVGRPNAGKSTFINRLLAENRMIVSPEPGTTRDSIDVEYTYRGQKFTLIDTAGMRKKAKVTESIEVTSVHKTIESINRSDIVILMIDSVYGIEQQDLSIAELAIQKGKAIIIALNKWDMIAKKDRSELLKDICNYNKLNFKVPVIEVSALKNINCNKIIETSIELYKCLTMRISTSVLNKWLKLAVEYHKPPLCNGKVVKIKYITQVKVIPPTFIAVVNGSYSIDLTYRQYLMSSLRKHFSIDGIPIRLNFKKNKNPYDDSYSKS; this is encoded by the coding sequence ATGTTGAAAATAGCTATAGTTGGGTTACCTAATGTTGGAAAATCTACTATTTTTAATAGATTAACTAGTCAAAAATCTGCAATTGTTAGCAATATTCCTAATTTGACAAGAGATAGAAGGGAAGGGGATGCTGATTTATGTGGATTGAAATTTAAGATTGTTGATACGGGTGGAGTGGATAATACAATAAAATTATCTTCATTAGTACTCGATCAAGTAAAATTATCTATAGAAGAGTCTGATATAATATTTTTCGTTGTTGATGCAAGGATTGAACATGATGATAAAAATATAGAGTTTGCAAAATATTTAAGAAAGAAGGTAAAAAAACCTATAATATTAATTGCGAATAAATGTGAAAGTCAAAAGAGATGTTATAGTATAGATTATTTAGGGTATTTTGATTTTATAGGTCCAGTTTATATTTCTGCAGAACATAATTTAGGTTTAGTGGATTTATATGAAGCGTTGTTGCCATTTATTAAAGAATATGATTTAAATACATTAGATTTACATAATATTAAGCTTTCTATTGTTGGGAGACCAAATGCTGGTAAATCAACTTTTATTAATAGGTTGCTTGCTGAAAATAGAATGATTGTAAGTCCTGAACCTGGAACAACTAGAGATTCTATAGATGTAGAATATACATATAGAGGTCAGAAATTTACATTGATTGATACTGCTGGCATGCGTAAAAAAGCAAAGGTAACTGAAAGTATAGAAGTGACTTCTGTTCACAAGACTATTGAGTCAATTAATAGGTCTGATATTGTGATTTTGATGATAGATTCTGTTTATGGTATAGAGCAACAAGATTTATCTATTGCTGAACTTGCTATACAAAAAGGTAAAGCTATTATTATTGCTTTAAACAAATGGGATATGATTGCTAAAAAAGATAGATCTGAGTTGCTAAAAGATATTTGTAATTATAATAAATTGAATTTTAAAGTTCCGGTTATTGAAGTTTCTGCACTTAAAAATATTAATTGTAATAAAATAATAGAAACAAGCATAGAGCTATATAAATGTCTGACAATGCGTATTAGTACTTCTGTGCTGAATAAATGGTTAAAATTAGCTGTAGAATACCATAAACCTCCATTGTGTAATGGCAAGGTAGTGAAGATCAAATACATTACACAAGTTAAAGTAATACCTCCAACTTTTATTGCAGTTGTTAATGGTTCTTATAGTATTGATTTAACTTATAGGCAATATTTAATGAGTAGTTTGAGGAAGCATTTTTCTATTGATGGGATTCCAATAAGGTTAAATTTTAAAAAGAATAAGAATCCATATGATGATAGTTATTCTAAATCTTAA
- the gpmI gene encoding 2,3-bisphosphoglycerate-independent phosphoglycerate mutase produces MTNHSVILCILDGWGNSENSQFNAIAQSYKPCWDNTILQYPKSQLITHGLNVGLPDGQIGNSEVGHVNLGSGRIVLQDLCKINNEIKYIKNNRYLLEFIKKIKQNNGICHIAGLLSDGGVHSLHTHMLDIIDTLSNFQIQIAVHIFLDGRDTPPISAIKYINILREHIKHLNNVNIATISGRYYSMDRDNKLDRTRTAYKAMAFADAKRYTDPSLAIQDSYNAGITDEFILPCVIGDYNGMNPQDGFIMTNFRSDRAIQIIKMIIGDIKTDNHITLENTIGMVKYSESINIPCLFPNNNITNTLGEVIANHKLHQLRIAETEKYAHVTFFFNGGREDTFENEDRIIIPSPSVTTYNLMPEMSAKEVTNTVIERIKLQKYSLIILNYANADMVGHTGNIEATKQAITALDQCLNKILNCIQGTNYVLVITADHGNAEEMFDVKNNMPYTAHTLNPVPFIICNYSKQIRLKNGRLCDVAPTILEILNIEKPKEMTGISLIEYI; encoded by the coding sequence ATGACTAACCATTCTGTAATTTTATGCATATTAGATGGATGGGGTAATAGCGAAAATAGTCAATTCAATGCTATTGCTCAATCTTACAAACCCTGCTGGGATAATACAATTCTACAATATCCAAAAAGCCAATTAATTACTCATGGATTAAATGTAGGACTTCCAGATGGACAAATAGGTAATTCAGAAGTTGGACATGTTAACTTAGGAAGCGGCAGGATTGTTTTACAAGATCTATGCAAAATAAATAATGAAATAAAATATATAAAAAACAACCGTTATTTATTAGAATTCATAAAAAAAATAAAGCAAAACAATGGGATATGCCATATAGCTGGTCTGCTATCTGATGGAGGTGTGCACTCTCTTCATACACATATGTTAGATATCATTGATACATTATCTAATTTTCAGATACAAATAGCAGTTCACATATTTTTAGATGGACGTGATACTCCTCCAATATCAGCAATTAAATACATTAATATCTTACGTGAACATATCAAACATTTAAATAATGTAAACATTGCAACAATAAGTGGTCGATATTATTCTATGGATCGTGATAACAAACTAGATCGTACAAGAACAGCATATAAAGCCATGGCATTTGCAGATGCTAAACGTTATACAGATCCATCATTAGCTATCCAGGATAGCTACAATGCTGGTATTACAGACGAATTTATATTACCGTGCGTGATTGGTGATTATAATGGGATGAATCCACAAGATGGGTTCATCATGACAAACTTTAGAAGTGATAGAGCAATACAAATTATAAAAATGATTATAGGAGATATAAAAACCGACAATCATATTACATTAGAAAACACAATAGGTATGGTTAAATATTCAGAAAGCATTAATATCCCATGCCTATTTCCAAACAACAACATCACAAATACATTAGGAGAGGTCATAGCAAATCACAAATTACATCAACTAAGAATCGCAGAAACAGAAAAATACGCACACGTTACTTTCTTTTTTAATGGTGGTAGAGAAGACACGTTTGAAAATGAAGATAGAATTATAATACCATCACCTTCTGTAACTACATACAATTTAATGCCAGAAATGTCTGCAAAAGAAGTTACTAATACAGTTATTGAAAGAATAAAATTACAAAAATATTCTTTAATCATTTTAAATTATGCAAATGCTGATATGGTTGGACACACCGGAAATATAGAAGCAACAAAACAAGCTATAACTGCTCTAGATCAATGCTTAAATAAAATATTAAACTGTATACAAGGTACTAATTATGTATTAGTGATTACTGCTGATCATGGAAATGCAGAAGAAATGTTTGATGTAAAAAACAATATGCCATATACAGCACATACATTAAATCCTGTACCATTCATAATTTGTAATTATAGTAAACAAATTAGATTAAAAAATGGAAGATTATGCGATGTAGCCCCAACGATCTTAGAAATACTCAATATAGAAAAACCAAAGGAAATGACAGGTATTTCATTGATTGAATACATATAA
- a CDS encoding PQQ-binding-like beta-propeller repeat protein, whose protein sequence is MLLLASEVIEEHDLYKASDNYDVEHIKDHDVQYDSLISKDKISLKMHKNAIPVFVGNKIVFLAKDGVLRSVDSGNVKKCYWELGITKHTNLYRASILYSENMIFYIADDNVYCIDFETGEIKWQKELRSVIAGSPVIIGNHLMVVTVDNCLYFFNVSDGSLISSNQESLPEVKSYSSLSSASYGETVIFSFSNGKIAAFNSLSGLKIWESDASNTNVAFAHGISLEATNGTVIAVDKLHSISNIDIESGKTRWSKNLKVKGISKIERGNIATVIDNKLVLMDISTGDFLWQYDLLQHGKPKNQWNAPIIMNDEVLVIGDDGCVVLIDYKSGALKLINHILPSTYYVPVFVNSSLYVVTNKGKVVIFH, encoded by the coding sequence ATGTTGTTATTGGCAAGTGAGGTAATAGAAGAACATGATCTATATAAAGCTAGTGATAATTATGATGTTGAGCATATTAAAGATCATGATGTTCAATATGATAGTTTGATAAGCAAGGATAAGATTTCTTTGAAAATGCATAAAAATGCTATTCCTGTGTTTGTTGGTAATAAGATTGTGTTTTTAGCTAAAGATGGTGTCTTGCGTTCTGTAGATAGTGGGAATGTTAAAAAATGCTATTGGGAATTAGGAATTACAAAACATACTAATTTGTATAGGGCAAGTATATTATACTCTGAAAATATGATATTTTATATAGCAGATGATAATGTCTATTGTATTGATTTTGAAACTGGAGAAATAAAATGGCAGAAAGAATTAAGGAGTGTGATTGCTGGATCTCCTGTTATTATTGGAAATCATTTAATGGTTGTTACTGTAGATAATTGTTTATACTTTTTTAATGTGTCTGATGGATCACTAATATCAAGTAATCAGGAATCACTTCCTGAAGTAAAAAGCTATAGTTCGTTGTCTTCAGCATCATATGGTGAAACAGTTATATTCTCTTTTTCTAATGGAAAAATTGCTGCATTTAATTCTTTAAGTGGTTTAAAAATTTGGGAAAGCGATGCATCAAATACTAATGTTGCATTTGCTCATGGAATTTCTTTAGAGGCAACAAATGGTACTGTAATTGCTGTTGATAAATTACATAGTATATCGAATATTGATATTGAGTCTGGTAAAACCAGATGGTCAAAAAATTTAAAAGTTAAAGGTATTTCTAAAATTGAAAGAGGTAATATAGCAACTGTGATAGACAATAAACTTGTGTTAATGGATATCAGTACAGGAGATTTTTTATGGCAATATGACTTGTTGCAACATGGAAAACCTAAAAATCAATGGAATGCTCCTATTATAATGAATGATGAAGTTTTAGTCATAGGAGATGATGGCTGTGTGGTATTAATAGATTATAAATCTGGAGCTTTAAAATTAATAAATCATATATTACCATCAACTTATTATGTTCCAGTGTTTGTAAATTCTTCGCTTTATGTTGTAACAAATAAGGGTAAGGTAGTTATTTTTCATTGA
- the lpdA gene encoding dihydrolipoyl dehydrogenase, with protein sequence MQNYDMVVIGGGPGGYKCAIRGAQLGLKVACIDKNEILGGTCLRVGCIPSKALLHFSHEYYHLKNNLSEVGITFDNLNFDLEKIMSFKDKNIAELGNGISYLFSSHKIDYLCGVGKIQSVGPNNFIIVISGNNGKQEIISRYVVIATGSDVANFPDIDEERVVSSTAALSFKEPPKRLIVIGAGAIGLEMSSVWSRFGSEVTVVEFSDKIAPSMDGDIGKALLTSLKKQGINFKLSTKVSSIDKKGSNLAVHLESVKDGKSEIIEADKVLVSIGRVPYTNGLIDNNSIECDARGFIKVNNKYETNIPGVFAIGDVIGGAMLAHKAEEEGIAVAELISGHVPHVDYEIIPSVIYTHPAVASIGKTEESLKKVNYSYNVGKSNFSANGRSKVTDNVSGFVKVLASKENDAILGVHIIGAYADTMINEAAVAMAYRASSEDIFRICHSHPDVNEAFKDACEAAFLK encoded by the coding sequence ATGCAAAATTATGATATGGTAGTTATTGGTGGTGGTCCTGGGGGTTATAAGTGTGCAATTAGAGGAGCTCAACTTGGATTAAAAGTTGCATGTATAGATAAAAATGAAATTTTAGGAGGTACATGCTTAAGAGTAGGATGTATTCCTTCTAAGGCTTTATTGCATTTCTCTCATGAGTATTATCATTTGAAGAATAATTTATCTGAAGTTGGTATAACATTTGATAACTTAAATTTTGACTTAGAAAAAATTATGTCTTTTAAGGATAAAAACATTGCTGAGTTAGGAAATGGTATTAGTTATTTGTTTTCTAGCCATAAAATAGATTATTTATGTGGTGTTGGTAAGATACAGTCTGTAGGGCCTAATAATTTTATTATTGTTATATCTGGAAATAATGGTAAGCAGGAGATAATAAGTAGGTATGTAGTTATTGCTACTGGATCTGATGTTGCAAATTTTCCTGATATTGATGAAGAAAGAGTAGTATCTTCTACTGCAGCTTTGTCTTTTAAGGAGCCACCAAAAAGATTAATAGTCATAGGGGCTGGGGCTATAGGCTTAGAAATGTCATCTGTATGGAGTAGATTTGGATCTGAAGTTACTGTTGTTGAATTTTCAGATAAAATTGCTCCTAGTATGGATGGTGATATTGGTAAAGCTTTGCTTACAAGTTTAAAAAAGCAAGGAATTAATTTTAAATTATCAACAAAAGTTAGTTCAATTGACAAAAAAGGAAGTAATTTAGCTGTGCATCTTGAGTCTGTGAAAGATGGTAAGTCTGAAATAATAGAGGCAGATAAGGTTCTTGTATCTATTGGGCGTGTTCCATATACGAATGGGTTGATTGATAATAATTCCATAGAATGTGATGCTAGAGGATTTATTAAAGTGAATAATAAGTATGAGACAAATATACCTGGTGTATTTGCTATTGGTGATGTTATTGGTGGAGCAATGCTTGCCCATAAAGCAGAAGAAGAAGGTATTGCTGTTGCAGAATTAATTTCTGGGCATGTTCCACATGTGGATTATGAAATTATTCCATCCGTAATATATACTCATCCTGCTGTTGCATCGATTGGTAAAACAGAAGAAAGTTTAAAGAAGGTTAATTATAGTTATAATGTTGGTAAGTCTAATTTTTCTGCAAATGGTAGGTCAAAGGTTACAGATAATGTATCAGGGTTTGTAAAAGTATTGGCTTCTAAAGAAAATGATGCTATTTTAGGTGTTCACATTATTGGTGCATATGCTGATACTATGATTAATGAAGCTGCGGTTGCTATGGCTTATAGGGCATCATCAGAAGATATATTCCGCATTTGTCATTCACATCCAGATGTTAATGAAGCATTTAAAGATGCATGTGAAGCAGCATTTTTAAAGTGA